The genome window AGGCGGGGGGCCTCCGCCCAGTCCCGCTCACCGGAGTTCTCGATCTCGTGCCACTTCGAGATGTACCAGACGTTCCACTCGTCGAAGGAGAGGTTGATCCTCTTCTTGGACTTGAGCCTCGCGCCCACGTGGTCGGCGGTGGCGACCACGTTCTCGATGAAGGACTCCATGTCGACGGCGGAGGCCAGGAAGGAGTCGATGTCGCCGTTCTCGGGCTGGTAGTAGGCGTGCAGGGAGATGTAGTCGACGAGTTCGTACGTCTCGGCCAGGACCGTCGCCTCCCACTCGGCGAAGGTCGGCATGGACTGGCTGGAGGAGCCGCAGGCGACCAGTTCCACGGACGGGTCCATCTGGCGCATGGCGCGGGCCGTCTCGGCGGCGACCCGGCCGTACTCCTCGGCCGTCTTGTGGCCGGTCTGCCAGGGGCCGTCCATCTCGTTGCCCAGACACCACAGGCTGATGCCGAAGGGGTCCTTGTCGCCGTGGGAGATCCGCCGCTCCGACAGGGCCGTGCCGGCGGGGTGGTTGGCGTACTCCTGGAGTTCGAGGGCCTCGGCGACGCCCCGGGTGCCGAGGTTGAGGGCCATCATCGGCTCGGCCCGCGGGCCGACCTTCTTCAGGAAGGCGATGTACTCGGAGAGGCCGAAGCGGTTGGTCTCGGTGGACCGCCAGGCGAGGTCGAGGCGGCGGGGGCGGTCCTCGGCGGGGCCGACGGAGTCCTCCCACTTGTAGCCGGAGACGAAGTTGCCGCCGGGGTAGCGGATCGCGGTGACGCCCAACTCCCGGACCAGGTCCAGGACATCGGTGCGCAGGCCCGCCTCGTCGGCCGTGGGGTGCTCCGGTTCGTAGATCCCGGTGTAGACGCAGCGGCCGAGGTGTTCGACGAAGGAGCCGAACAGTCGAGGGTTGACCTCGCCGATCCTGAAGGCGGGGTCGAGGGTGAAGCGGGCGGTGCGGGTCATCGGGGTCCTTCTTGTTCGACATTCCGGATCACGCTCGTTGGGTCGAACGGGACGCTATGGTCGATGTGGGGGCCAGTCAATGGGGTCTCATGGCTGGGTGGGGCGTGCGCCGGTGCGTCTGCCCGGGGGCGGTCGTCGGGCGGGTGCGGGTGCGTCGTGGTTGCTCGCGCAGTTCCCCGCGCCCCTTTGAAGGGCGCTCGGCCGAGTCTCTTCCCGGTAGCGCAACCATCGTCGGTTGGAATTCAACGGTCGTTGGAATCTCGTGGTGTCGGCAGGCGGGGGCACGTAGGGTCGGCGCGTGTCTGCGCTTCCCGATGCCCTCCCCGCCCCTCACCCCAACCCCCTTGCCGAGACTCTGGCGCGGCTGGACGCCCGTATCGCGGAGGCCGGTGCCGACCGGGGGCGGCTTCTCGACGTACGGGCGCTGGCGGAACGTACCGCTCTCGGTGAGGGCGAGGTGCGGGGGCTGCTCGACGGAGGCGCGCCGGTGGCCGACCGGGTCGACGACCGGGTGCGGGGGCGGGTGCGGGCGCTGCACGAGGCGTATGTCGCGCGGAGCGGGAAGCGGGCCGGGGAGGTCGGCCGGGAGGTCGCGGAGCGGCTGTCGATCAGTCCCGAATGGGCCCGGCGGCTGCTGCTCGGCAGGAAGATGCCGAACGTGCCCGATCTGACCGAACTCGCCGCGTTCTTCGGGATCGAGGAGGGCGTCCGGTTCTTCACCGATCCGGCCGCGGCCGTCCTCAACCGAGAACTCGGGCGCGCACTGGCGGAGTTGGAGGGCGACGCGGACGACGACGGGCCGCTGGTCGAGTTCGCCACCCGGCACGGCGTGGTCACGCTCGCGCTGCGCGGCCAACGGCTCACGCGTCGCAAGCAGGAGGCGCTCGCTGTCATGCTCGAAGGGCTGCTCGGCGTCGACGACGAGGAGGCCCGGTGATGAGCCGTGGCGAGCGCGCGGAGGCCGGGCGGGGGACGGGGGTTCCCGGGTTGCGCGGGGCCGTCGGCCGGATACGGGCCGCGCTGCTGCCCTCCCGGTCCACCGCCGAGATGCGGAAGTTGACGGCCGGGCTCAGCAAGGCGGTCCGGGGACGGCTCGAAGCGCCCGTGGACGTACGGGAGTTGGGCGCGGCGCTGTGTGCGGAGATGAGCGCGCGGCGGGGCGGGCGGCCGGTAAAGCTGCGGTTCGAGCGGTTTCCGGACGGGATCGGCGTGACCGGGCTGTGGATGGAGTTCCCCGACTTCGATCTGGTGATCGTCGAGGAGCGGGCGGAGACCGTGCAGCAACTGGTCATCCTGGGACATGAGTTGTGGCACATGCACGCCGGGCACTGTCATTACCCTCTGCCGGGGGCGGACGCCGGCGCGCTCGCGCTGTCCGGTGAACCGGGCGGCTCGTCGCCGTCGGCCTCGTTCCCTTCGCTCTCCCCGGAGTTGTCCGCCGCGCTCGGGCAGGGCGGCACCCCCATCGCGGCCCGCAACGGCTCGCACGAGTCGGACGAGCAGGAGGCCGAGGACTTCGGGCACCGGCTCGCGACCGCCTTCCGGTCCTGGGTGGACCCCGGGTCGGCCGCCTCCGTCGACCCCGTGGGGCAGGCCATCCAGGCGTCCCTGGGTTATCGCAAGCACCGCGGATGAGGGGGACGGCCCTGCCCGCGACACCGACCGGGGCGCTCGGCGCCACGAGTCCCGCCGACTTCTTCGGCGATCTGTACATCTCGTTCTGGATCCCCACGGCCGTACTGACCGCCGCCCTGGTGATCAAGCTGCCCAGCATCGTGAAGCTGTGGCGGGACTCGCTGCTGCGGGCGGTCGGCGGGCTGCTGCTGCTCGCCGCCTGCGTCTTCGTGTCCGCGGTGCCGTCGGTCATCGCCTGGACCAACCGGGTCGTCGGCGTGCCGAACGTGGCCGCGCCCTGGGTGTACTCCCTCATCACCGCGTTCTGCGCGTGCTGCCTGCTCCTGCTCGTCGCCTGGCGCAACGGCCCCGCCGAACGGTCCCCGGCGACCCGCCGGCTGATGCGATGGGTCGTCGGCGTGTACGCGGGGGTCATCGTCGGCCTGTGGGTGCTGTTCGCGCTGGCGGACGTCCCCCGGGAGCGGCTGCGCGACCTCGACACGTACTACGCCACCACGCCCTTCATGCGCGAGGAGATCCTGCTCTACCTCGTCGCGCACACGGTGGCCTGTCTGATCACCCACCGGCTGATACGGAACTGGGTGCGCGCGGACGGCCTCGACCGGTGGCTGCGCGGCGGGCTGAAGGCGTT of Streptomyces phaeolivaceus contains these proteins:
- the arfA gene encoding arabinosylfuranosidase ArfA, with product MTRTARFTLDPAFRIGEVNPRLFGSFVEHLGRCVYTGIYEPEHPTADEAGLRTDVLDLVRELGVTAIRYPGGNFVSGYKWEDSVGPAEDRPRRLDLAWRSTETNRFGLSEYIAFLKKVGPRAEPMMALNLGTRGVAEALELQEYANHPAGTALSERRISHGDKDPFGISLWCLGNEMDGPWQTGHKTAEEYGRVAAETARAMRQMDPSVELVACGSSSQSMPTFAEWEATVLAETYELVDYISLHAYYQPENGDIDSFLASAVDMESFIENVVATADHVGARLKSKKRINLSFDEWNVWYISKWHEIENSGERDWAEAPRLLEDNYSVTDAVVFGSLLIALLRHADRVTVACLAQLVNVIAPIMTEPGGPAWRQTTFFPFAQAAKYGRGEVLDVRVDSPTYETSKYGTADLLHATAVRAADGSVTVFAVNRDRTEALPLEVRLNGLESTRVVEHSVLADADPDARNTLTEPERVAPRAGEGASLEGGVLNAVLEPLSWNVIRLG
- a CDS encoding transcriptional regulator: MSALPDALPAPHPNPLAETLARLDARIAEAGADRGRLLDVRALAERTALGEGEVRGLLDGGAPVADRVDDRVRGRVRALHEAYVARSGKRAGEVGREVAERLSISPEWARRLLLGRKMPNVPDLTELAAFFGIEEGVRFFTDPAAAVLNRELGRALAELEGDADDDGPLVEFATRHGVVTLALRGQRLTRRKQEALAVMLEGLLGVDDEEAR
- a CDS encoding toxin-antitoxin system, toxin component, whose protein sequence is MSRGERAEAGRGTGVPGLRGAVGRIRAALLPSRSTAEMRKLTAGLSKAVRGRLEAPVDVRELGAALCAEMSARRGGRPVKLRFERFPDGIGVTGLWMEFPDFDLVIVEERAETVQQLVILGHELWHMHAGHCHYPLPGADAGALALSGEPGGSSPSASFPSLSPELSAALGQGGTPIAARNGSHESDEQEAEDFGHRLATAFRSWVDPGSAASVDPVGQAIQASLGYRKHRG